A part of Heliangelus exortis chromosome 3, bHelExo1.hap1, whole genome shotgun sequence genomic DNA contains:
- the LRP11 gene encoding low-density lipoprotein receptor-related protein 11, whose product MAALVLVLLAVLGGLTVLPGVRCTAPLAGLRSQISGVESLLEEFRRQLQQEEPGPSPAGGDDDGERCGGSSGFSARPDSIIRTKDSIAAGATFLRAPAAVSGWRQCLDACCAEPRCTLAVVQGPARPRGVAAELGCYLFNCTYRGRPVCRFAPHRGYSTYSRRPVGIPSPPEEEEYDEPPQCKAGQDIVLQSPVDWVLLDGRESSDDHGIVQYEWTLLQGDSSVEMKVPQPGTLKLSQVQEGKYIFQLTVTDTAGQHSSDNVSVTILPMVHSAACVGVCSRYQFICDDGCCIDITFACDGIRQCPDGSDETFCQNLSPGRKAVTHMTLGTTQQKTVGLTENTDENSAENTLKATARNQPVLSVDADVLNQSLSQGPKKQIGGFVPDSSFSGKRADDKNGNDLIVPKRDQFGGGRPVPEAGAVLPLALGLAITALLLLMVACRLRLVRQKLKKARPITSEESDYLINGMYL is encoded by the exons ATGGCGGctctggtgctggtgctgctggcgGTGCTGGGCGGGCTGACCGTGCTGCCGGGCGTGCGGTGCACGGCGCCGCTGGCCGGCCTGCGCTCGCAGATCTCGGGCGTGGAGTCGCTGCTGGAAGAGTTCCGCcggcagctgcagcaggaggagccgGGACCGTCGCCGGCGGGAGGCGACGACGACGGGGAGAGGTGCGGCGGTAGCAGCGGCTTCTCCGCCAGACCCGACTCCATCATCCGCACCAAGGACTCCATCGCTGCCGGCGCCACCTTCCTGCGGGCCCCCGCCGCCGTCTCGGGCTGGCGGCAGTGCCTGGACGCCTGCTGCGCCGAGCCGCGCTGCACGCTGGCCGTGGTGCAGGGGCCCGCCCGGCCGCGGGGGGTGGCGGCGGAGCTAGGCTGCTACCTCTTCAACTGCACCTACCGCGGCCGCCCCGTCTGCCGCTTCGCCCCGCACCGCGGGTACAGCACCTACAGCCGCCGGCCCGTCGGCATCCCCTCGCCGCCGG aggaagaagaataCGATGAGCCTCCCCAGTGCAAGGCAGGGCAAGATATTGTGCTGCAGTCACCTGTGGACTGGGTGCTTTTGGATGGCCGGGAAAGCTCGGATGACCATGGAATTGTGCAGTATGAGTGGACATTGTTGCAAGGTGACTCATCCGTTGAAATGAAG GTACCACAACCAGGAACACTTAAACTGTCTCAAGTCCAGGAAGGCAAGTATATTTTCCAGCTAACTGTGACAGACACTGCAGGTCAGCATAGCTCTGACAACGTTTCTGTGACCATTCTGCCCATGGTTCATTCTGCAG CCTGTGTCGGGGTTTGCTCTCGCTACCAGTTTATCTGTGATGATGGCTGCTGCATTGACATCACATTTGCTTGTGATGGGATAAGACAGTGCCCTGATGGATCAGATGAAACTTTCTGCCAGAACC TGAGCCCAGGCCGGAAGGCAGTGACTCACATGACCCTTGGTACTACCCAGCAAAAGACTGTAGGACtgacagaaaacacagatgaaaactCTGCAGAAAACACCCTGAAAGCCACTGCCAGAAATCAACCAGTTCTTTCAGTGGATGCAGACGTGTTGAATCAATCGCTTTCTCAGGGACCAAAGAAGCAAATCGGTGGATTTGTGCCAG ATAGCAGTTTCTCAGGGAAAAGAGCAGATGATAAAAATGGGAATGACTTAATTGTGCCAAAAAGAGATCAGTTTGGAGGTGGTCGTCCAGTCCCAGAAGCAG GTGCTGTATTACCCTTAGCCTTAGGCTTGGCCATCACTGCTTTACTGCTGCTTATGGTTGCTTGCAGACTACGTTTAGTGAGACAGAAGCTTAAAAAAGCTCGACCCATTACATCTGAAGAGTCTGATTACCTCATCAATGGGATGTATCTCTAA